The following proteins come from a genomic window of Streptomyces sp. GS7:
- the nadA gene encoding quinolinate synthase NadA, which yields MTTAQPLDVQPTPLALLLLGREADPKSERGVECPGDLPAPSDPDLVERARAAKAKLGDRVFVLGHHYQRDEVIEFADVTGDSFKLARDAAARPDAEYIVFCGVHFMAESADILTGDGQQVILPDLAAGCSMADMATAEQVAECWDVLTEAGVAEQVVPVSYMNSSADIKAFTGKHGGTICTSSNAKRALDWAFAQGSKVLFLPDQHLGRNTAVRDMGMSLDDCVVYNPHKPNGGLTADELRAAKMILWRGHCSVHGRFSLDSVNDVRERIPGVNVLVHPECKHEVVAAADQVGSTEYIIKALEAAPAGSKWAIGTELNLVRRLANRFAAEDKEIVFLDKTVCFCSTMNRIDLPHLVWALESLADGKVVNRIQVDRETESFAKLALERMLALP from the coding sequence GTGACCACCGCCCAGCCCCTGGACGTCCAGCCGACCCCGCTGGCGCTGCTCCTCCTCGGCCGGGAGGCCGACCCGAAGAGCGAGCGCGGCGTGGAGTGTCCCGGCGATCTGCCGGCCCCCTCCGACCCCGACCTCGTCGAGCGCGCCCGCGCGGCCAAGGCGAAGCTCGGGGACCGGGTCTTCGTCCTCGGGCACCACTACCAGCGCGACGAGGTCATCGAGTTCGCGGACGTGACCGGCGACTCCTTCAAGCTCGCGCGGGACGCCGCGGCCCGGCCGGACGCCGAGTACATCGTCTTCTGCGGTGTGCACTTCATGGCCGAGTCCGCGGACATCCTCACCGGCGACGGCCAGCAGGTGATCCTCCCCGACCTGGCCGCGGGCTGCTCGATGGCCGACATGGCCACCGCCGAGCAGGTCGCCGAGTGCTGGGACGTGCTGACCGAGGCGGGCGTCGCCGAGCAGGTCGTGCCCGTCTCCTACATGAACTCCTCCGCGGACATCAAGGCGTTCACCGGCAAGCACGGCGGCACGATCTGCACCTCCTCGAACGCGAAGCGGGCGCTGGACTGGGCCTTCGCGCAGGGCTCGAAGGTCCTCTTCCTGCCGGACCAGCACCTGGGCCGCAACACCGCCGTACGGGACATGGGCATGTCCCTGGACGACTGCGTGGTCTACAACCCGCACAAGCCGAACGGCGGGCTGACCGCCGACGAGCTGCGGGCCGCGAAGATGATCCTGTGGCGCGGCCACTGCTCGGTGCACGGCCGCTTCTCGCTGGATTCGGTGAACGACGTCCGCGAGCGGATACCGGGCGTGAACGTCCTGGTCCACCCCGAGTGCAAGCACGAGGTCGTCGCGGCGGCGGACCAGGTCGGCTCGACGGAGTACATCATCAAGGCCCTGGAGGCCGCGCCCGCCGGTTCGAAGTGGGCGATCGGCACCGAGCTGAACCTCGTCCGCCGGCTGGCCAACCGTTTCGCCGCCGAGGACAAGGAAATCGTCTTCCTCGACAAGACGGTCTGCTTCTGCTCGACCATGAACCGCATCGACCTGCCGCACCTGGTCTGGGCGCTGGAGTCCCTGGCGGACGGCAAGGTCGTCAACCGCATCCAGGTCGACAGGGAGACCGAGAGCTTCGCCAAGCTGGCGCTGGAGCGGATGCTGGCGCTGCCGTAG
- a CDS encoding HesB/IscA family protein, with translation MSVQDETTVTDGIILSDAAASKVRSLLEQEGRDDLALRVAVQPGGCSGLRYQLFFDERSLDGDVVKDFDGVKVVTDRMSAPYLGGASIDFVDTIEKQGFTIDNPNATGSCACGDSFS, from the coding sequence ATGAGCGTTCAGGACGAGACCACCGTCACCGACGGCATCATCCTGTCCGACGCGGCGGCGTCGAAGGTCAGGAGCCTGCTGGAGCAGGAAGGTCGGGACGACCTCGCGCTGCGGGTGGCGGTCCAGCCCGGCGGCTGCTCCGGCCTGCGTTACCAGCTCTTCTTCGACGAGCGCTCGCTCGACGGCGACGTCGTCAAGGACTTCGACGGCGTCAAGGTCGTCACCGACCGGATGAGCGCTCCCTACCTGGGCGGCGCCTCCATCGACTTCGTCGACACCATCGAGAAGCAGGGCTTCACGATCGACAACCCGAACGCCACCGGCTCCTGCGCCTGCGGCGACTCCTTCAGCTAA